From a single Vanacampus margaritifer isolate UIUO_Vmar chromosome 15, RoL_Vmar_1.0, whole genome shotgun sequence genomic region:
- the elavl2 gene encoding ELAV-like protein 2 isoform X3 translates to MAVRLCDVASLLRSGSWASEPWTGQVIAAMGTQLSNGSMCNNNNNSNGPSSISNNCSSPVESGSLEDSKTNLIVNYLPQSMAQDELKSLFGSIGEIESCKLVRDKITGQSLGYGFVNYVEPKDAEKAINTLNGLRLQTKTIKVSYARPSSASIRDANLYVSGLPKTMTQTELEQLFSQYGRIITSRILVDQVTGLSRGVGFIRFDRRVEAEEAIKGLHCQKPPGAAEPITVKFANNPSQKSNQALLSQLYHSPNRRLDNLLNMAYGVKSRFSAIAIDGVSSLAGINIPGHSGGWCIFVYNLAPDADESILWQMFGPFGAVTNVKVIRDFNTNKCKGFGFVTMTNYDEAAVAIGSLNGYRLGERVLQVSFKTNKTHKA, encoded by the exons ATGGCAGTCAGACTGTGCGATGTGGCATCTCTGCTGAGAAGTGGCTCATGGGCGTCCGAGCCTTGGACCGGG CAGGTAATTGCCGCCATGGGGACGCAGCTGTCCAACGGGTCCatgtgcaacaacaacaacaacagcaacggGCCGTCCAGCATCTCCAACAACTGCTCCTCGCCCGTGGAGTCGGGCAGCTTGGAGGACAGCAAGACCAACCTGATCGTCAACTACCTGCCTCAGAGCATGGCTCAGGACGAGCTCAAGAGCTTGTTCGGCAGCATCGGGGAGATAGAGTCCTGCAAGCTGGTCCGAGACAAAATAACCG GGCAAAGCCTCGGCTATGGATTTGTGAACTATGTGGAACCCAAGGATGCGGAAAAAGCCATCAACACCTTGAATGGCCTGAGACTTCAGACCAAGACCATCAAG gtgtcctacgcgcgtccGAGCTCCGCCTCCATCCGGGATGCCAATCTGTACGTCAGTGGCTTGCCAAAGACCATGACTCAGACGGAACTGGAGCAGCTTTTCTCGCAGTATGGCCGCATCATCACCTCGCGCATTCTGGTGGACCAAGTCACCG GTCTTTCCAGAGGTGTGGGCTTCATCCGATTTGACCGGCGGGTCGAGGCCGAGGAGGCCATCAAGGGACTCCACTGTCAGAAGCCACCCGGCGCCGCCGAGCCCATCACGGTGAAGTTTGCCAACAACCCCAGCCAGAAGAGCAACCAGGCGCTGCTGTCCCAGCTTTACCACTCGCCCAATCGAAG ACTGGACAACCTGCTCAACATGGCCTATGGTGTCAAAag CAGGTTCTCGGCCATAGCCATCGACGGGGTGAGCAGCCTGGCGGGCATCAACATCCCGGGCCACAGCGGCGGCTGGTGCATCTTCGTGTACAACCTGGCGCCCGACGCCGACGAGAGCATCCTGTGGCAGATGTTCGGCCCCTTCGGCGCCGTCACCAACGTCAAGGTCATCCGCGACTTCAACACCAACAAGTGCAAAGGCTTCGGCTTCGTCACCATGACCAACTACGACGAGGCGGCCGTGGCCATCGGGAGCCTGAACGGCTACCGGCTGGGCGAGCGCGTGCTGCAGGTGTCGTTCAAGACCAACAAAACGCACAAAGCTTAA
- the elavl2 gene encoding ELAV-like protein 2 isoform X1 → MAVRLCDVASLLRSGSWASEPWTGQVIAAMGTQLSNGSMCNNNNNSNGPSSISNNCSSPVESGSLEDSKTNLIVNYLPQSMAQDELKSLFGSIGEIESCKLVRDKITGQSLGYGFVNYVEPKDAEKAINTLNGLRLQTKTIKVSYARPSSASIRDANLYVSGLPKTMTQTELEQLFSQYGRIITSRILVDQVTGLSRGVGFIRFDRRVEAEEAIKGLHCQKPPGAAEPITVKFANNPSQKSNQALLSQLYHSPNRRYPGPLSQQAQRFRLDNLLNMAYGVKSRFSAIAIDGVSSLAGINIPGHSGGWCIFVYNLAPDADESILWQMFGPFGAVTNVKVIRDFNTNKCKGFGFVTMTNYDEAAVAIGSLNGYRLGERVLQVSFKTNKTHKA, encoded by the exons ATGGCAGTCAGACTGTGCGATGTGGCATCTCTGCTGAGAAGTGGCTCATGGGCGTCCGAGCCTTGGACCGGG CAGGTAATTGCCGCCATGGGGACGCAGCTGTCCAACGGGTCCatgtgcaacaacaacaacaacagcaacggGCCGTCCAGCATCTCCAACAACTGCTCCTCGCCCGTGGAGTCGGGCAGCTTGGAGGACAGCAAGACCAACCTGATCGTCAACTACCTGCCTCAGAGCATGGCTCAGGACGAGCTCAAGAGCTTGTTCGGCAGCATCGGGGAGATAGAGTCCTGCAAGCTGGTCCGAGACAAAATAACCG GGCAAAGCCTCGGCTATGGATTTGTGAACTATGTGGAACCCAAGGATGCGGAAAAAGCCATCAACACCTTGAATGGCCTGAGACTTCAGACCAAGACCATCAAG gtgtcctacgcgcgtccGAGCTCCGCCTCCATCCGGGATGCCAATCTGTACGTCAGTGGCTTGCCAAAGACCATGACTCAGACGGAACTGGAGCAGCTTTTCTCGCAGTATGGCCGCATCATCACCTCGCGCATTCTGGTGGACCAAGTCACCG GTCTTTCCAGAGGTGTGGGCTTCATCCGATTTGACCGGCGGGTCGAGGCCGAGGAGGCCATCAAGGGACTCCACTGTCAGAAGCCACCCGGCGCCGCCGAGCCCATCACGGTGAAGTTTGCCAACAACCCCAGCCAGAAGAGCAACCAGGCGCTGCTGTCCCAGCTTTACCACTCGCCCAATCGAAGGTACCCGGGACCGCTCTCACAGCAGGCACAACGCTTCAG ACTGGACAACCTGCTCAACATGGCCTATGGTGTCAAAag CAGGTTCTCGGCCATAGCCATCGACGGGGTGAGCAGCCTGGCGGGCATCAACATCCCGGGCCACAGCGGCGGCTGGTGCATCTTCGTGTACAACCTGGCGCCCGACGCCGACGAGAGCATCCTGTGGCAGATGTTCGGCCCCTTCGGCGCCGTCACCAACGTCAAGGTCATCCGCGACTTCAACACCAACAAGTGCAAAGGCTTCGGCTTCGTCACCATGACCAACTACGACGAGGCGGCCGTGGCCATCGGGAGCCTGAACGGCTACCGGCTGGGCGAGCGCGTGCTGCAGGTGTCGTTCAAGACCAACAAAACGCACAAAGCTTAA
- the elavl2 gene encoding ELAV-like protein 2 isoform X2, producing MAVRLCDVASLLRSGSWASEPWTGVIAAMGTQLSNGSMCNNNNNSNGPSSISNNCSSPVESGSLEDSKTNLIVNYLPQSMAQDELKSLFGSIGEIESCKLVRDKITGQSLGYGFVNYVEPKDAEKAINTLNGLRLQTKTIKVSYARPSSASIRDANLYVSGLPKTMTQTELEQLFSQYGRIITSRILVDQVTGLSRGVGFIRFDRRVEAEEAIKGLHCQKPPGAAEPITVKFANNPSQKSNQALLSQLYHSPNRRYPGPLSQQAQRFRLDNLLNMAYGVKSRFSAIAIDGVSSLAGINIPGHSGGWCIFVYNLAPDADESILWQMFGPFGAVTNVKVIRDFNTNKCKGFGFVTMTNYDEAAVAIGSLNGYRLGERVLQVSFKTNKTHKA from the exons ATGGCAGTCAGACTGTGCGATGTGGCATCTCTGCTGAGAAGTGGCTCATGGGCGTCCGAGCCTTGGACCGGG GTAATTGCCGCCATGGGGACGCAGCTGTCCAACGGGTCCatgtgcaacaacaacaacaacagcaacggGCCGTCCAGCATCTCCAACAACTGCTCCTCGCCCGTGGAGTCGGGCAGCTTGGAGGACAGCAAGACCAACCTGATCGTCAACTACCTGCCTCAGAGCATGGCTCAGGACGAGCTCAAGAGCTTGTTCGGCAGCATCGGGGAGATAGAGTCCTGCAAGCTGGTCCGAGACAAAATAACCG GGCAAAGCCTCGGCTATGGATTTGTGAACTATGTGGAACCCAAGGATGCGGAAAAAGCCATCAACACCTTGAATGGCCTGAGACTTCAGACCAAGACCATCAAG gtgtcctacgcgcgtccGAGCTCCGCCTCCATCCGGGATGCCAATCTGTACGTCAGTGGCTTGCCAAAGACCATGACTCAGACGGAACTGGAGCAGCTTTTCTCGCAGTATGGCCGCATCATCACCTCGCGCATTCTGGTGGACCAAGTCACCG GTCTTTCCAGAGGTGTGGGCTTCATCCGATTTGACCGGCGGGTCGAGGCCGAGGAGGCCATCAAGGGACTCCACTGTCAGAAGCCACCCGGCGCCGCCGAGCCCATCACGGTGAAGTTTGCCAACAACCCCAGCCAGAAGAGCAACCAGGCGCTGCTGTCCCAGCTTTACCACTCGCCCAATCGAAGGTACCCGGGACCGCTCTCACAGCAGGCACAACGCTTCAG ACTGGACAACCTGCTCAACATGGCCTATGGTGTCAAAag CAGGTTCTCGGCCATAGCCATCGACGGGGTGAGCAGCCTGGCGGGCATCAACATCCCGGGCCACAGCGGCGGCTGGTGCATCTTCGTGTACAACCTGGCGCCCGACGCCGACGAGAGCATCCTGTGGCAGATGTTCGGCCCCTTCGGCGCCGTCACCAACGTCAAGGTCATCCGCGACTTCAACACCAACAAGTGCAAAGGCTTCGGCTTCGTCACCATGACCAACTACGACGAGGCGGCCGTGGCCATCGGGAGCCTGAACGGCTACCGGCTGGGCGAGCGCGTGCTGCAGGTGTCGTTCAAGACCAACAAAACGCACAAAGCTTAA